In Bradyrhizobium paxllaeri, the genomic stretch TGGTCGGCTGGAGCCTTGGCGGCCTCTATGCGCGCCAGCTCGCCAAGATGATGCCGGAGCGCGTGCGCTCGGTGATCACGCTCGGCAGCCCGTTTGCGTCGGGCCCGAAGGCGACCAACGCCTGGCGCGTCTACGAGATCGCGAGCGGCCGCCGCGCCGATGAAGAGGACGCCCGTTTCGGCGGCGCGCTGTCTTCGACGCCACCGGTGCCGACCACCGCCATCTTCAGCCGCACCGACGGCATCTGCGCCTGGCAGGGCTGCATGGAGAAGACCTCGGCGACTTCCGAAAGCATCGAAGTCGAGAGCAGCCATTGCGGCATGGGCCATCACCCCGCCGTCGTCTACGCAGTCGCCGATCGCCTGGCGCAGCCGGAAGGCGAGTGGGCGCCGTTCGATCGGAGCGGCTGGCGAAGCGTGGTTTATCCGAATCCGCATCGCTGAGGACGCGGCAAACTCCGACAGACTTGCCCTCCTGCGGGGAGAGCGTATGGCGGCTTGTAGATCCTGTCGGGGACTTTCGAATGGCTTTGCTAGTACTTTAGGTACTTGTCCGGCCAGAATCTCTGGTGGTGGTGCCAACCCTTAGGTTGTGGCGCAGTCATACTTCGCTTTCGTGCTGGAATGCAGTATGCCCTCCTCATGGCATACGAATTCGATATCGAGGTCGACCCCGACCCGCCGTTCACCGACAATCTGGGTTTGGAAATAGTGGAGTTCGCGCTGGGTTACGACGTGGATGCCGACGTCGTTGTCGTCATGTTGGTGATGCTCGTGCCCGTACACGACCCCGAAGCGCACGATTTGAGGTTCGGCATTCGCGAAAACAGCCTGTCCAAGGAGTGGAAAGTGGGCGGTTTGGACTACACCAAGGAATGCGTCGAAAAGTACATTCCCCAGGAATGGCGCGCTTTCGTCCTCATGCAGGTTCGACGAGCCGTACGGACGCTGGTTGATAAGGTTAAGCCAGACAACATAACCATGGAGACCTACTACGCCGGTCTGGAGCAAAAGGCCCTGCACAAATATGCCCTTATCTGTACTACCGTGTACGGATGTGGGTATCTCCTCGGAGATCAGTTTCGCGACGAGGAGTCACAAAAGGACTACTGGTTGTTTACAAAGCGGGTTTAAGACCACCGGAAGCGTGCTATATCTATGGTAGCAGGAGTTGATGCTATGACGCGTGACCAGATCAAGAAGGTCAGCAAAGAAGGTGCTCGCAAGGCGGCCGACCCAAAGTCAGGCAAGCCGGTGAGTGTCAAGCACATGCAGCGCCTGGCTGAACTGAAGCGTGCAAAAGCCAAATCCGCCCCGATCGATCGGGAGCGTAAGAGGGCCTGAGGTCGCCTGTTTATTTAAATCGGGGGGGACGATAGAGGCTGCCTGCGCGCAACCTTTTTTATGCGGGTGAGAAGAGTCTCCGCCGCATACTCCTGTCTATCGAATTTGCCGAGGCTGCCCCTCTCCCCGTGAAGGAAGGGAGAGAGAGAGTAACGGCCGCCATTGTCGCTCTGCCGAAAAACGCGCTATGCCTTGACGCATGCCGCCGCCGCTTACCCGCATCATCCAGCAGCTAAAGCGCGAACCGTCGCGCACCGGCTCCATCGTCATCACGGTATTCGGGGATGCCATCGTGCCGCGCGGCGGTTCGGTCTGGCTCGGCACACTGCTGGAATTCTTCGAGCAACTGGACATCGACGCCAGCGTGGTGCGCACCGCGATGTCGCGGCTCACTGCCGATGGCTGGTTCGAGCGCAATAAAATCGGTCGCAACAGCTTCTATCGCCTGGTGCAGAGTGGGCGGCAAACTTTTGATATCGCAACGAAACACATCTACGGCCCGCCGGCCTCTGACTGGACCGGGCGGTTTGAACTGCTGCTGATTGGCAATGGCGAAGACCGCGACGCTTCCCGCGACGCGCTGAAGAACGCTGGCTTCGGCAGTCCGCTGCCGGGCGTGTGGGTCGCACCGTCGGGCGTGCCGGTGCCGGAAGAAGCCGCGGGCGCCATCCGTCTCGAAGTGTCTGCTGAAGACGACAGCGGCCGGCGCCTGCTCAGCGAAAGCTGGCCGCTCGATCGCACCGCGGACGCCTATCAGAAATTCATGAAGACCTTCGCACCGCTGCGGGAGTGGATCGGCCGTGGCGAGCGGCTGGCGGAAGCCGATGCCTTCACCGCGCGCGTGCTGCTGATCCACCATTACCGCCGCGTCGTGCTGCGCGATCCGCTATTGCCGACCGCGCTGCTGCCCGCGGACTGGCCGGGCAGGGCCGCCCGCACGCTCTGCGGCGAGATCTATCGCGCGCTGCTTCCGGCGTCCGAACAATGGCTTGACCGGCATGCCACCAATGAAAGCGGTCCCTTGCCGAAGCCCGGCGCGGAACTTTCGAGGCGTTTCGGCGATCCATAAATATGTTACAGAATTATATTGCATATCGTAATTTATGTTATATATTGCTTCCCAACAAATACCGGGAGGTCCGCCATGTACACGCAGGCGCTCAATACGTCCGACGGCGACGATCGCCACATTGAGGACGCCGAACGGGCCACGCAGTTTCAGGCGCGCATCGACGCCGACGAGCGCATCGAGCCGAACGACTGGATGCCGGCGGCCTATCGCAAGACGCTGACGCGGCAGATTTCCCAGCACGCCCATTCCGAAATCGTCGGCATGCTGCCCGAGGGCAACTGGATCACGCGCGCGCCGTCGCTGCGCCGCAAGGCGGCGCTGCTCGCAAAAGTGCAGGACGAATGCGGCCACGGCCTCTATCTCTATGCCGCCGCCGAAACCCTCGGCTCCTCGCGCGAAGAGCTGGTCGATGCGATGCTGGCGGGCAAGGCAAAATATTCCTCGATCTTCAACTATCCGACGCTGACCTGGGCCGATATCGGCACCATCGGCTGGCTGGTCGACGGCGCGGCGATCATGAACCAGATCCCGCTGTGCCGCTGCTCCTATGGCCCCTATGCACGCGCGATGATCCGCGTCTGCAAGGAGGAATCCTTCCACCAGCGCCAGGGCTTTGAGATCATGCTGACGCTGTGCCGCGGCACCGCCGAGCAGAAGGCGATGGCGCAGGATGCGCTGAACCGCTGGTGGTGGCCGGTGCTGATGATGTTCGGTCCGCCCGACCAGGTCAGCCAGCACTCGGACACCTCGACCAAATGGAAGATCAAGCGCTTCTCCAATGACGAGCTGCGCCAGAAATTCGTCGATGCCACGGTGCCGCAGGCGCAATTCCTGGGGCTGACCTTTCCCGATCCAGGCATGAAGCAGAACGAAGCCGGCAATTGGGAATACAGTGCGATCGACTGGGAGGAATTCAAGCAGGTGCTGGCCGGCAATGGTCCCTGCAATCGCGACCGCCTCGCGGCGCGGCGCAAGGCGCACGACGACGGCGCCTGGGTGCGCGAGGCTGCGATGGCTTATGCGGAGAAGCGCAAGCGGCGCGCCGCCTTGCAGGCCGCAGAGTAGGGAGGCAATCAATGGCAACGCCGAACATTCCGCTCTGGGAAGTTTTCATTCGCAGCCGCAACGGACTGGCGCACAAGCATGTCGGCTCGCTGCACGCCACCGACGCCACGCTGGCGCTGCAGGCTGCGCGCGACATCTACACCCGCCGCGGCGAGGGTCTCTCGATCTGGGTGGTGCCATCGAATGCGATCACGGCGTCCGATCCATCCGAGAAGGGCATGATGTTCGAGCCGGCGGAATCGAAGATCTACCGGCATCCGACGTTCTACGACGTGCCCGAGGAAGTCGGGCATATGTGACGCCGTCATTGCGAGCGCAGCGAAGCAATCCATCGCGCCGCAACGGAAGAATGGATTGCTTCCGCCTTCGCTCTTCGAGCTACGGCGGACAAGTCGTCGCATCATTTTTCGCAATGACGATCTAGCAGGTGATTGAAATGACCGTCGCCAACATCTCCGTCTCCGAAACGCCGCTGGTGCTCTACACCTTGCGCCGCGCTGACGATGCGTTGATCCTCGGCCACCGCCTGTCGGAATGGTGCGGCCACGCGCCGATGCTGGAAGAGGACATGGCGCTCGCCAATATGGGCCTCGATTTGCTGGGACAGGCCCGCGAACTCTATTCCTATGCGGCCAAGGTCGAGGGCAGGGACAACGACGAGGACAAGTTCGCGTATCTCCGCGACGTCCGGCAGTATCGCAATCTGTTGCTGCTGGAACAGCCGAACGGTGATTTCGCGCGCACCATGGTGCGTCAGTTCTTCTACGCCACTTTCGCCGACCTCTACTGGCGCGCGATGATGCGCTCCAGCGATCCGACGCTGGCGGCGATCGCGGCGAAATCGGAAAAGGAAAGCGCCTATCACGTCCGCCATTCCTCGGAATGGATCGTCCGCCTCGGCGACGGCACCGAGGAAAGCCACCGACGGGCGCAAGCGGCCATCGACGAACTCTGGGCCTTCACCGGCGAGATGTTCGCCGTCGACGACAGCGAGCGCGGTCTGATAGATGCCGGCATCGCGATCGATCCGGCGCCGCTGCGCGCGCAATGGCTGGAGACAATCACCGGCGTCGTCGGCGAAGCGACGCTCGCCTTGCCGAAGAACGACTGGATGCAGCAGGGCGGCCGCAGCGGCCGGCACAGCGAGCATCTCGGCCATCTCCTCAGCGAGCTGCAATCGATGCAGCGAACCTTTCCGGGGGCGACATGGTGACGGCGGTTCTCAACGATACCGATTTGCGCCGCCGCGCCTGGGAGGCGGCTGCGCAGGTCGTCGATCCCGAAATCCCTGTGCTCACCATCGCCGATCTCGGCGTGCTGCGCGATGTCGAGGTTCGTGACGGCCGCGTCGAGGTCGCGATAACGCCGACCTATTCCGGCTGTCCCGCCATGAACATGATTGCGCTGGAAATCGAACTGGCGCTGGAGCGCGCCGGCCTCGCGCGGCCGATCATTCGCACCGTGCTGTCGCCGGCCTGGACCACCGACTGGATGAGCGAGGACGGCCGCAACAAGCTGCGCGCCTACGGCATCGCGCCGCCGCACGCGTCGAATTCGCGCCGCGCGCTGTTTGGGGAGCAGCAGGTGGCGTGCCCGCAATGCGGTTCCGGGAATACGGAGCTGCTGTCCGAATTCGGCTCGACCTCCTGCAAGGCGCTGTGGCGTTGCAAGGCCTGCCGTGAACCCTTTGATTATTTCAAGTGCCATTGAGGCCCTCTATGCCGTCATTGCGAGCGAAGCGACCTGTCCGCCGTAGCTCAACGAGCGAAGGCGGAAGCAATCCATGCCGCCGCGTGACGAGAGATGGATTGCTTCGTCGCTTCGCTCCTCGCAATGACGGTGGAGACAACTGATGTCCCACGCCCCGCGTTTTCATCGTCTCGCTGTCAACGATCTGCGCCGCGAAGCCGCTGACGCCGTATCGATGACATTCGTCATTCCGAAAGAACTGGAGGGCGACTACAGCTTCACCCCCGGCCAATACCTCACCCTGCGCACGACGATGGACGGCGAGGAAGTGCGCCGTTCCTATTCGATCTGCTCCGGCCCCGACGACGGCGAGCTCCGCATCGCCGTGAAGAAGGTCGATGGCGGCGCGTTCTCGAACAGGGCGGCGGACGAATTGAAGGCCGGCGACGAGCTCGACGTCATGACCCCGACCGGCCGTTTCGGCATCGCGCATGCGCCCGAGGAGGCGCGGGTGTATGTCGGCTTCGCTGCAGGAAGCGGCATCACGCCGATCCTGTCGATCGTCAAGGGCGTGCTGGCGCGCGAGCCGAACAGCCGGTTCTTCCTGTTCTATGGCAACCGTTCGACGACGAGCATGCTGTTTCTCGAAGAGCTGGAGGAATTGAAGGACCGCTTCATGCAGCGGCTGTCGCTGTTCCACGTCATTTCGGGCGAGGAGCAGGACATCCCGATCCTGCACGGCCGACTCGACGGCGAGAAGGTACGCGTGCTGCTGCGCTCGCTGGTGCCGGCCGCAAGCGTCGATCACGTCTTCATCTGTGGCCCCTTGGGCATGAGCGAGGACATCGAGGCGACCTGCCGCGAGATCGGGATCGCTGAGGAGCGCATTCACGTCGAGCGCTTCGTCTCGGAGTTCGGCGGCAAGCCGCGTCCGAAGAAGGTGATCGAAGCATCAGCGCCGCCCAAGGCGATGGCGTCGCTGATTATCGACGGCAAGCGCCGCGAGGTGCCGGTCGCCGAGGAAGAATCCATCCTCGATGCCGCGCTGCGCGCCGGCATGGATCTGCCGTTCGCCTGCAAGGGCGGCATGTGCTCGACCTGCCGCGCCAAGCTGGTCGAGGGCGATGCGCAGATGGAGCTCAATTATTCGCTGGAACCATGGGAGCTGAAGGCAGGCTTCATCCTGACCTGTCAGGCGCGGCCGTGTTCGGACAAGGTCGTGGTGGACTACGACCATGTGTGAGTGAAGTCGTCATTCCGGGGCGATGCGCAGCATCGAACCCGGAATCTCGAGATTCCGGGTTCGCGCTGTGCGCGCCCCGGAATGACGGAGCGGGTGAATTGGGGGATCGTTGACACCTCGGGTGCTTCGTCCCCAGACTGAAGGACTATGTAACGAGGCTTGATAACAAGCCCGGCAACAGGGAGAGAACGTCGTGAAACCGTCTCGCGCGGGTATCCCGCTATGAACGTCGCGCTTTCGCCCGACGAGATCGCCCGCGCCTGCGCGGATGCGATGTGGAGGGAAGACGACGCCAGCAAGGGCCTCGGCATGAAGATTGTCGAGGTAAAACCCGGCTTCGCGACGCTGACGATGACGGTGCAGCCGCACATGGTCAACGGCCAGCGCATTGCCCATGGCGGCTTCATCTTCCTGCTGGCCGATTCCACCTTCGCCTTTGCCTGCAACTCGCGCAATGAGCGCGCCGTCGCCGCGCAATGCGACATCGCCTTCATCCGGCCGGGCAAGCTCGGCGACGTGCTGGTCGCCACCGCACGCGAAATCTCGCGCAACGGCCGGTCCGGCATCTACGACGTTCGCGTCACCGCTGGCGATGTCGTGATCGCCGAATTCCGCGGCCATTCCCGCACGATCGCCGGCACATGGCTGCCGGTGGCGGGCAACGAGGCCGGCTGAGAACACAGACCAAGGGGAACGCACCATGGCCATGGCAAGATTGAAGTCGAGCGGAAGCGGTTACAGCGCTGAACTGGACGAGGCCGAGCGCGCTTCGCGCGATGAGATCATGGCGCTGCAGACCAGGCGCCTCGCCTGGTCGCTCCAGCACGCCTACGACAATGTTGCGCATTACAGGAAGGCATTCGATGCCGCCGGCGTGCATCCATCCGATTTCAGAGAGCTTTCCGATCTCGCCAAATTCCCGTTCACGGTGAAGACCGATCTGCGCGATAACTATCCCTTCAACATGTTCGCGGTGCCTCGGGAAAAACTGGTCCGCGTTCACGCGTCCTCCGGCACGACCGGCAAGCCGATCGTGGTCGGCTACACGCAGGGCGACATCGACATCTGGTCGGAGGTGATGGCGCGCTCGATCCGCGCCGCCGGCGGCCGCACCGGCATGATCATCCACAATGCCTACGGCTATGGCCTGTTCACTGGTGGCCTTGGCGCGCATTACGGCGCTGAAAAGCTCGGCTGCACCGTGGTGCCGGTTTCCGGCGGCATGACCGAGCGTCAGGTGCAACTCATCAACGATTTCAGGCCCGACATCATCACGGTGACGCCGAGCTACATGCTGGCCATATCAGATGAGTTCAAGCGGCAGGGCCTCGACCCCCGAAAATCGTCGCTGAAGTTCGGCATCTTCGGCGCCGAGCCCTGGACCAATGCGATGCGCGCCGAGATCGAACAGACTTTTGACATGGACGCGACCGACATCTACGGGCTGTCGGAAGTGATCGGCCCAGGCGTCGCGCAGGAATGCGTGGAGACCAAGGACGGCCTGCATATCTGGGAGGATCACTTCTACCCTGAAATCATCGATCCCGAGACCGGCGCCGTGCTGCCGGACGGCGAGAAGGGCGAACTGGTTTTCACCTCACTCACCAAGCAGGGCTTCCCGATCATCCGCTACCGCACCCGCGACCTGACGCGATTGCTGCCGGGCACCGCGCGCCCCGGCATGCGGCGCATGGAAAAGGTGACCGGGCGCTCCGACGACATGATCATCCTGCGCGGCGTCAACGTGTTCCCGACCCAGATCGAGGAAGCGCTGCTCGCCACCGACTGGTGCGGCGGCCATTTCATCATCGAGCTGACGCGCGAGGGGCGGATGGACGAGATGACCGTGCTCGCCGAAGCCCGCCCCGAAAGCTGGGACGGCAGCGGGCTGCTGCCGCACGCCGAAAAGGTCGCGCTCTTCATCAAGAACACCATCGGCATCACCGCCCGCATCAAGGCCGTGGCGCCCAACACCCTGGAGCGTTCGCTCGGCAAGGCGAAACGGGTTTACGACAAGCGGCCGAAAGGGTAACTCCTGCTGCCTGGAAGCCAGCGGGAACGCCTGATGTCTGCTACCGAAAAGTCCGATGCTCGACCTGTCTCGGTTCAGGCCCGCTGCGTCCGCCTGCCGGCGAAAGCCGCCGACGCCGCGTCGCTCGCGCCCGTGATCGAAACGAGGGCATTGTCCCGCGGCGAAAACGATCTGCTGATCGAGATCAAAGCCGCGGCCGTCAACCCATCGGACGTAAAGGCGGCGACCGGGCTGATGCCTTACGCCGTCTTTCCGCGCACGTCTGGCCGCGACTATGCCGGTGTCGTGATCGATGGGCCGCAGGGGTGGATTGGCCGCGAGGTGTTCGGCTCTTCCGGCGATCTCGGCATTCGCCGGGACGGCACGCATGCATTGCATCTCGTGGTCGAAGCCGACGCCGTGGTGGAGAAACCCAAAAGCATTTCATGGGAGGAGGCCGCCGGCATCGGCGTGCCCTTTGTCACCGCGATGGAAGGCTTGCGTCGTGCCGGCATCCCGAAAGCGGGTGAGACCGTGCTGGTGATGGGCGTCAACGGCAAGGTCGGGCAGGCGGCGGTGCAGATCGCGACCTGGCACGGCGCGCGGGTGATCGGCGTCGTGCGCAGGGCAGAGGCTTACGAAGGCCACGCCAATTCGAAGGTGGAAGTCATCGACGCCTCCGCGACCGATGTCGCGGCGCGCGTGCGTGAACTCAGCGGCGGCAAGGGCGCCGACATCGTGTTCAATACGGTGGGCGATCCCTACTTCCAGGCCGCGCACCAATCGCTGGCGTTGCGCGGCCGGCAGATTCTGATCGCGGCGGTCGATCGCATCGTGCAGTTCAACATCCTGGAGTTCTATCGCGGCCAGCACACCTATGTCGGCATCGATACGCTCGGTCTGTCGTCGGTCGCGACGGGTGCGGTGTTGCGCGAACTCGCGCCCGGCTTCGCCGGCGGCCATCTCAAGCCGTTCCCGATCAAGCCGAGTGCGATCTATCCGCTGGAACAGGCGAAGGCGGCCTTCATCGCGGTGGCTGGCTCGTCACGGGACCGGGTCATCCTGCGGCCTTAAGGCAGGCATTCGCTGCAAGCGTGGGATTCCGCCATTTTTTCATGGGGAATAAACCTGCCGTGCTCAAGTTGAGCGCAATGGTTTTGTTCTGCCATCGGCGATCCCGATGATCAATTCATTCTCCAGATCGTTAGTCCGTGGACGCGCGTATCTTTCCAACATATTAGCAACTGCTGAAATTGCGTCCTATGTGAGCGGTGACGGCTGGATCGGCCGCGAGGGAACGGGAAACGCCAGTGCTGGACAGTGCCAATATCGTCGTGATCAGCGGATTGCTGATCGGCCTCGTCTATGGATCGGTGGGATTGTTGAGCGGGTTCTGCCTGCTCAGCAGCCTCAGGGGTTTCTGGGCCGAAGGCGACGGACGATTGGTGCGCAGCTATGCGCTGGCGATCGGCGTGGCGGTTGCCCTGACGCAGTTGCTGGCCGCGGGCGGGTTTGTCGATATCGGCAAATCGATCTATCTGCAGTCTTCCTTCTCCGCGCCGGTGATGTTCTTCGGCGGGCTGCTGTTCGGCTACGGCATGGTGCTGTCGAACGGCTGCGGCTCGCGCGCGCTGGTGCTGCTCGGGCGCGGCAATCTCCGTTCCTTCGTGGTGGTGGTCGTGCTGGCGATTTTCGCCCAGATGACGCTGAAGGGGCTGATCGCACCGTCGCGCATCGCGATGGTCGGCGCGTCACAGACCACGACCACCGAGAATTCGGTGCCTGCCTTGCTCGCCGGTGCAGGCCTGAGTGCCACAGCCGCGCGCATGCTGGCCGCGTCGATCATCTCCGCGGCGTTGATCATCTTTGCCTTTGCGCATCCGGCGTTCCGGCGGTCGCCGGGACAGATCGCCGCGGGCCTCGTGATCGGCCTGCTGGTGGCCGCGGGCTGGTTCGCCACCGGCTATCTCGGCGCCGACGATTTCAACCCGGTGCCGGTGACCTCGCTCACCTTCATCGCGCCGATCGCGGACGCCTTGCAATATGTCATGCTGTCGACGGGCTCGACGCTCAATTTCGGCATTGTCACGGTGTTCGGCGTGTTCGCCGGCAGTCTCGCGACCGCGCTGCTGACTGGTCGCTTCCAGCTCGAAGGCTTTCAGTCGCCGCGCCACATGCTGCGTTCGGGCGGCGGTGCCGCGCTGATGGGCGCAGGCGGCGTGATGGCGTTCGGCTGCTCGATCGGGCAGGGCCTGACGGGATTTTCGACGCTGGCGCTGGCCTCGCTGATTGCCTTCGCCGGCATCCTCGTCGGCACTGCCGCGGGCTTGCGCGGCGCACTGCGTGTCCGCCCGCTGGCGGCGGCTTAATCCGCCGCCTTCGTCACGATCCGGATTTCCGATGTCAGCGTCCGGTGCACCGGGCACTTGTCGGCGATCTCCATCAGCCGCGCGCGCTGGTCGGCGTCGAGCGCGCCTTCGATCGAAATTACGCGGTCGATCTGATCCAGCATGCCCTCCCGCGTTTCGCATTCCTCGCAATCCCTTGCGTGGATCTTGCTGTGCTTCAGCGTCACGGTGACGCGCTCCAGCGGCAGCGATTTGCGGTCGGCATACATCCGCATGGTCATCGACGTGCAGGCGCCAAGGCCGGTGAGCAGGAAGTCATAGGGTCCCGGTCCGCTATCCTGACCGCCGAGGGCAACGGGCTCGTCCGCCAGCATCTCATGCGGACCTGTGGTGACGATCTGCTGGAGTTTGCTGTTTCGGGTTTCCCGCACCACGACGTGGCGCGGCGCCTCGCTTGCGGCCGCCGCAGGCTGAGCGGCAATGGGCTCAATATAGCGCTCGGCCCAGGCAGCGATGATGCCGGCAACATAGGCGCCGTCGCGCTTGCCGCTCAACAGATGATCGGAGCCCGACAGCGAGACAAAGCTCTTGGGATGTTTGGCGGTGACGAAAATCTTGGTGGCGTTGTCGATGCCGACCGTATCGTCGGTGGGTGAATGCATCACCAGCAGCGCCTTGTGCAGCTTGGCGACATGCGCCGCCAGGCTATGTTCGGCGATGTCATCGAGGAATTCGCGCTTGATGTGAAACGGTCGCCCGGCGAGCTGAACTTCCACCTTGCCATGCGCGCGGATGTCCTCGATGCGATCCCTGAACAGATGCGTGACGTGCACGGGATCGGAAGGCGCGGCGATCGTCACGACCGCTTTTGCCTCCGGGATTTGCCCCGCAGCGGCGAGGATCGCCGCGCCGCCCAGACTGTGGCCGATCAGCAGCGTGGCGGCGCCACGGGTTTCCCGCAGATGGGCGGCGGCGCGGACGAGGTCGGCGACGTTCGAAGAGAAGGTCGAGTTGGCGAAATCGCCCTCGCTGGAGCCGAGGCCCGTGAAATCAAACCGCAGCACCGCAATTCCTTTTGCGGCCAGCGCCGTCGCAATGCGTTTTGCAGCCAGAACATCCTTGCCGCAGGTGAAGCAATGCGCGAACAGCGCGTAGGCGTGCACCGGTCCATCCGGCGTATCCAGCGCGGCGGCAAGCTGATGACCACCTTCGCCGGTGAATTGGAAGCGTTCCGTCGGCACGGCGTCCTCCTCGCTTGGTGTTGTTGCG encodes the following:
- a CDS encoding esterase/lipase family protein; amino-acid sequence: MSVATQTLAPPSRTLMFLEGRAISELGAFLGALPLLSLAPRGDGHPVLVLPGLVASDTSTRPLRTFLRNRGYAVSGWRQGRNLGLRHGVQDAMVDLVQELNDTHGRKVSLVGWSLGGLYARQLAKMMPERVRSVITLGSPFASGPKATNAWRVYEIASGRRADEEDARFGGALSSTPPVPTTAIFSRTDGICAWQGCMEKTSATSESIEVESSHCGMGHHPAVVYAVADRLAQPEGEWAPFDRSGWRSVVYPNPHR
- the paaX gene encoding phenylacetic acid degradation operon negative regulatory protein PaaX — translated: MPPPLTRIIQQLKREPSRTGSIVITVFGDAIVPRGGSVWLGTLLEFFEQLDIDASVVRTAMSRLTADGWFERNKIGRNSFYRLVQSGRQTFDIATKHIYGPPASDWTGRFELLLIGNGEDRDASRDALKNAGFGSPLPGVWVAPSGVPVPEEAAGAIRLEVSAEDDSGRRLLSESWPLDRTADAYQKFMKTFAPLREWIGRGERLAEADAFTARVLLIHHYRRVVLRDPLLPTALLPADWPGRAARTLCGEIYRALLPASEQWLDRHATNESGPLPKPGAELSRRFGDP
- the paaA gene encoding 1,2-phenylacetyl-CoA epoxidase subunit PaaA; protein product: MYTQALNTSDGDDRHIEDAERATQFQARIDADERIEPNDWMPAAYRKTLTRQISQHAHSEIVGMLPEGNWITRAPSLRRKAALLAKVQDECGHGLYLYAAAETLGSSREELVDAMLAGKAKYSSIFNYPTLTWADIGTIGWLVDGAAIMNQIPLCRCSYGPYARAMIRVCKEESFHQRQGFEIMLTLCRGTAEQKAMAQDALNRWWWPVLMMFGPPDQVSQHSDTSTKWKIKRFSNDELRQKFVDATVPQAQFLGLTFPDPGMKQNEAGNWEYSAIDWEEFKQVLAGNGPCNRDRLAARRKAHDDGAWVREAAMAYAEKRKRRAALQAAE
- the paaB gene encoding 1,2-phenylacetyl-CoA epoxidase subunit PaaB, with amino-acid sequence MATPNIPLWEVFIRSRNGLAHKHVGSLHATDATLALQAARDIYTRRGEGLSIWVVPSNAITASDPSEKGMMFEPAESKIYRHPTFYDVPEEVGHM
- the paaC gene encoding 1,2-phenylacetyl-CoA epoxidase subunit PaaC, whose product is MTVANISVSETPLVLYTLRRADDALILGHRLSEWCGHAPMLEEDMALANMGLDLLGQARELYSYAAKVEGRDNDEDKFAYLRDVRQYRNLLLLEQPNGDFARTMVRQFFYATFADLYWRAMMRSSDPTLAAIAAKSEKESAYHVRHSSEWIVRLGDGTEESHRRAQAAIDELWAFTGEMFAVDDSERGLIDAGIAIDPAPLRAQWLETITGVVGEATLALPKNDWMQQGGRSGRHSEHLGHLLSELQSMQRTFPGATW
- the paaD gene encoding 1,2-phenylacetyl-CoA epoxidase subunit PaaD, whose translation is MVTAVLNDTDLRRRAWEAAAQVVDPEIPVLTIADLGVLRDVEVRDGRVEVAITPTYSGCPAMNMIALEIELALERAGLARPIIRTVLSPAWTTDWMSEDGRNKLRAYGIAPPHASNSRRALFGEQQVACPQCGSGNTELLSEFGSTSCKALWRCKACREPFDYFKCH
- the paaE gene encoding 1,2-phenylacetyl-CoA epoxidase subunit PaaE — protein: MSHAPRFHRLAVNDLRREAADAVSMTFVIPKELEGDYSFTPGQYLTLRTTMDGEEVRRSYSICSGPDDGELRIAVKKVDGGAFSNRAADELKAGDELDVMTPTGRFGIAHAPEEARVYVGFAAGSGITPILSIVKGVLAREPNSRFFLFYGNRSTTSMLFLEELEELKDRFMQRLSLFHVISGEEQDIPILHGRLDGEKVRVLLRSLVPAASVDHVFICGPLGMSEDIEATCREIGIAEERIHVERFVSEFGGKPRPKKVIEASAPPKAMASLIIDGKRREVPVAEEESILDAALRAGMDLPFACKGGMCSTCRAKLVEGDAQMELNYSLEPWELKAGFILTCQARPCSDKVVVDYDHV
- the paaI gene encoding hydroxyphenylacetyl-CoA thioesterase PaaI; the encoded protein is MNVALSPDEIARACADAMWREDDASKGLGMKIVEVKPGFATLTMTVQPHMVNGQRIAHGGFIFLLADSTFAFACNSRNERAVAAQCDIAFIRPGKLGDVLVATAREISRNGRSGIYDVRVTAGDVVIAEFRGHSRTIAGTWLPVAGNEAG
- the paaK gene encoding phenylacetate--CoA ligase PaaK, translating into MAMARLKSSGSGYSAELDEAERASRDEIMALQTRRLAWSLQHAYDNVAHYRKAFDAAGVHPSDFRELSDLAKFPFTVKTDLRDNYPFNMFAVPREKLVRVHASSGTTGKPIVVGYTQGDIDIWSEVMARSIRAAGGRTGMIIHNAYGYGLFTGGLGAHYGAEKLGCTVVPVSGGMTERQVQLINDFRPDIITVTPSYMLAISDEFKRQGLDPRKSSLKFGIFGAEPWTNAMRAEIEQTFDMDATDIYGLSEVIGPGVAQECVETKDGLHIWEDHFYPEIIDPETGAVLPDGEKGELVFTSLTKQGFPIIRYRTRDLTRLLPGTARPGMRRMEKVTGRSDDMIILRGVNVFPTQIEEALLATDWCGGHFIIELTREGRMDEMTVLAEARPESWDGSGLLPHAEKVALFIKNTIGITARIKAVAPNTLERSLGKAKRVYDKRPKG
- a CDS encoding quinone oxidoreductase family protein; the protein is MSATEKSDARPVSVQARCVRLPAKAADAASLAPVIETRALSRGENDLLIEIKAAAVNPSDVKAATGLMPYAVFPRTSGRDYAGVVIDGPQGWIGREVFGSSGDLGIRRDGTHALHLVVEADAVVEKPKSISWEEAAGIGVPFVTAMEGLRRAGIPKAGETVLVMGVNGKVGQAAVQIATWHGARVIGVVRRAEAYEGHANSKVEVIDASATDVAARVRELSGGKGADIVFNTVGDPYFQAAHQSLALRGRQILIAAVDRIVQFNILEFYRGQHTYVGIDTLGLSSVATGAVLRELAPGFAGGHLKPFPIKPSAIYPLEQAKAAFIAVAGSSRDRVILRP
- a CDS encoding YeeE/YedE family protein, with translation MLDSANIVVISGLLIGLVYGSVGLLSGFCLLSSLRGFWAEGDGRLVRSYALAIGVAVALTQLLAAGGFVDIGKSIYLQSSFSAPVMFFGGLLFGYGMVLSNGCGSRALVLLGRGNLRSFVVVVVLAIFAQMTLKGLIAPSRIAMVGASQTTTTENSVPALLAGAGLSATAARMLAASIISAALIIFAFAHPAFRRSPGQIAAGLVIGLLVAAGWFATGYLGADDFNPVPVTSLTFIAPIADALQYVMLSTGSTLNFGIVTVFGVFAGSLATALLTGRFQLEGFQSPRHMLRSGGGAALMGAGGVMAFGCSIGQGLTGFSTLALASLIAFAGILVGTAAGLRGALRVRPLAAA